The following proteins are co-located in the Spea bombifrons isolate aSpeBom1 chromosome 3, aSpeBom1.2.pri, whole genome shotgun sequence genome:
- the KLHL24 gene encoding kelch-like protein 24: MVLILGRRFVREESGVRESPATKRKVFEMDQKQLTGHEVFDFNSGSTHSESILQIFNEFRESRLFTDVIICVEGREFPCHRAILSACSSYFRAMFCNDHRESREMLVEINGIFAEAMDCFLQYVYTGRVKITTENVQYLFETSSLFQIGVLRDACAKFLEEQLDPCNCLGIQHFADTHSLKTLFTKCKTFAQQAFEVVVQHEEFLELGKAELIDYVSTDDLVVSKEEVVFEAVMRWVYHHVDVRRPMLQELLTHVRLPLLHPNYFVQTVEVDQLIQNAPECYQLLHEARRYHILGNEMMSPRTRPRRSTGYSEVIVVVGGCERVGGFNLPYTECYDPVTGEWKSLAKLPEFTKSEYAVCALRNDILVSGGRINSRDVWMYNSQLNIWIRVASLNKGRWRHKMAVLLGKVYVVGGYDGQNRLSSVECYDSFSNRWTDVAPLKEAVSSPAVTSCVGKLFVIGGGPDDNTCSDKVQCYDPDTNTWLLRASIPIAKRCITAVSLNNLIYVAGGLTKAIYCYDPSEDFWIHVQNTFSRQENCGMSVCNGKIFILGGRGENGEATDTILCYDPATSIITGVAAMPRPVSYHGCVTIHRYNEKAFKM; this comes from the exons ATGGTACTCATATTAGGACGAAGAtttgtcagagaggagagtggAGTCCGTGAATCTCCAGCAACTAAACGTAAAGTCTTTGAGATGGACCAAAAGCAGTTGACAGGTCATGAAGTGTTTGATTTTAATTCTGGCTCTACACACTCTGAAAGTATCCTGCAGATCTTCAATGAGTTCCGAGAGAGTCGTCTGTTTACGGACGTCATTATCTGCGTAGAGGGCAGGGAATTCCCCTGTCACAGAGCCATCCTTTCTGCATGCAGCAGCTATTTCCGAGCTATGTTTTGCAATGATCACAGAGAAAGTCGTGAGATGTTGGTTGAAATCAATGGTATTTTTGCAGAAGCTATGGACTGCTTTTTGCAATACGTTTATACAGGAAGAGTAAAGATCACAACTGAAAATGTCCAATACCTATTTGAAACCTCCAGCCTGTTTCAGATTGGTGTTTTGCGTGATGCATGCGCCAAATTTTTGGAAGAACAATTAGACCCTTGCAATTGCTTGGGGATCCAGCACTTTGCAGACACGCACTCTCTAAAGACTCTCTTCACCAAGTGTAAAACCTTTGCTCAGCAAGCATTTGAAGTTGTTGTTCAACATGAGGAGTTTTTGGAGCTCGGTAAAGCTGAACTGATTGATTACGTTAGCACTGATGATCTGGTTGTCAGTAAAGAAGAGGTGGTATTTGAAGCAGTCATGCGTTGGGTGTACCACCATGTTGACGTCAGAAGACCTATGCTGCAGGAACTGTTGACACATGTCAGACTGCCTTTGTTGCATCCTAACTACTTTGTGCAAACTGTAGAGGTGGATCAGCTAATCCAGAATGCACCAGAGTGCTACCAGTTGCTTCATGAAGCAAGACGGTATCACATCCTTGGAAATGAGATGATGTCTCCACGAACCAGGCCtcgcag GTCTACCGGATACTCAGAGGTGATTGTGGTGGTCGGAGGCTGCGAACGTGTCGGAGGGTTTAACCTTCCTTACACTGAATGCTATGATCCAGTAACAGGGGAATGGAAATCGCTTGCAAAGTTGCCAGAATTTACAAAGTCAGAATATGCCGTCTGTGCTCTTAGAAACGATATTCTTGTTTCAG GAGGCAGGATCAACAGCCGTGACGTCTGGATGTATAACTCTCAACTGAACATCTGGATCAGGGTTGCATCTTTAAACAAGGGAAGATGGCGCCATAAAATGGCTGTCCTGCTTGGGAAG GTGTATGTGGTTGGAGGATATGACGGGCAGAACAGACTGAGCAGTGTTGAGTGTTATGACTCTTTCTCCAACCGCTGGACAGATGTTGCTCCACTTAAGGAAGCTGTGAGTTCTCCAGCGGTAACCAGCTGTGTCGGGAAACTGTTTGTGATTGGTGGAGGACCCGATGATAATACCTGCTCTGACAAG GTTCAGTGCTACGATCCAGACACCAATACCTGGTTACTACGAGCCTCAATTCCCATTGCCAAAAGATGTATTACCGCTGTGTCCTTGAATAACCTCATCTACGTTGCTGGAGGGCTAACAAAAGCAATTTACTGCTACGACCCATCAGAGGATTTCTGGATTCATGTGCAAAACACTTTCAGTCGACAG GAAAACTGTGGCATGTCTGTATGCAATGGGAAAATCTTTATACTTGGAGGACGAGGTGAAAATGGGGAGGCCACCGACACGATTTTGTGCTATGATCCTGCAACCAGCATCATCACCGGGGTAGCTGCCATGCCCAGACCAGTCTCGTACCACGGATGTGTAACAATTCACAGATACAATGAAAAAGCCTTCAAAATGTGA